One window of Sporocytophaga myxococcoides DSM 11118 genomic DNA carries:
- the gldA gene encoding gliding motility-associated ABC transporter ATP-binding subunit GldA, producing MSLKVQELTKIYGEQKAVDHISFEAGKGEILGFLGPNGAGKSTTMKIATCYIPPTSGVVTVAGYDVVESPLEVRKNVGYLPEHNPLYLDMYVHEYLEFIGSLHSIKGSKLKARVQEMVEMTGLTLEQNKKLGALSKGYRQRVGLAQAMIHEPQVLILDEPTTGLDPNQILEIRNLIKNIGKEKTVLFSTHIMQEVQALCDRVVIINRGKIVADNRVSELKGLQASGKKIIVEFSGEIEVGYLKSLSGVNEVKHTTDGKYELLSSGENDVRGAIFKLASERNWTLIGLNQEEHSLENIFRDLTGKKNDSI from the coding sequence GTGAGTTTAAAGGTACAGGAGTTAACTAAAATTTACGGCGAGCAGAAAGCTGTAGACCATATCAGTTTCGAGGCCGGTAAAGGAGAGATTCTTGGCTTTCTGGGGCCGAATGGAGCCGGCAAATCTACTACAATGAAAATTGCAACTTGTTATATACCTCCAACCTCAGGAGTTGTAACAGTAGCTGGATATGACGTTGTGGAGTCTCCTTTAGAGGTGAGAAAAAATGTTGGTTATCTGCCGGAACACAATCCTCTTTACCTGGACATGTATGTACACGAATACCTTGAATTCATTGGTTCTCTTCATTCTATAAAAGGAAGTAAGCTTAAAGCAAGGGTACAGGAGATGGTGGAAATGACGGGGCTAACTTTAGAACAGAATAAAAAACTTGGGGCTTTGTCAAAGGGCTATCGCCAAAGGGTTGGTCTTGCTCAGGCTATGATTCATGAACCTCAGGTGCTTATACTTGATGAGCCTACTACCGGTCTGGATCCAAACCAGATTCTTGAAATCAGAAATCTAATTAAGAATATCGGTAAAGAAAAAACGGTCTTGTTTTCTACACACATTATGCAGGAAGTGCAGGCATTGTGCGATAGAGTGGTGATCATCAACAGAGGAAAAATTGTTGCTGATAACCGTGTTAGTGAGTTGAAAGGTCTTCAGGCTTCGGGTAAAAAGATTATTGTTGAGTTTTCAGGTGAAATAGAAGTCGGATATTTAAAGTCCTTATCCGGTGTGAATGAAGTGAAGCACACTACTGACGGGAAATATGAATTGCTCTCTTCTGGTGAAAATGATGTAAGAGGAGCTATTTTTAAACTTGCATCTGAAAGAAACTGGACGCTGATTGGCTTGAATCAGGAAGAGCATTCTCTAGAGAATATCTTCAGAGACCTTACTGGCAAGAAGAATGATTCCATATAA
- a CDS encoding SDR family oxidoreductase: protein MNLKDKVAIVTGASKGVGLEIVKVLLEKGVKVAGWSRTAPDFKHDHFKFYATDVGNIDSVNGSYNSTIRDFGENISILINNAGLGYAGLIEEMPVEEWKEMFDTNVHGVFFCSQMVVQKMKEMGEGHIVNIASIAGKEGIEKFAGYCGTKFAVRGISQSMYKELRDYGVKVTCIVPGSIHTNFFDSIDSISVHPNMMRPEDIAGAVLYSLETSENFHPVELEFRPLMPKGRKSI from the coding sequence ATGAATTTAAAGGATAAAGTTGCTATTGTCACGGGCGCGAGCAAAGGTGTTGGTCTTGAGATAGTAAAGGTATTGTTGGAGAAAGGAGTAAAGGTTGCGGGATGGAGCAGAACCGCTCCTGATTTTAAACATGATCATTTTAAATTTTATGCTACAGATGTTGGAAACATAGATTCGGTTAACGGTTCATATAATTCAACGATTAGAGATTTTGGAGAAAATATTAGCATCCTGATTAACAATGCCGGATTGGGTTATGCAGGTCTGATTGAAGAAATGCCTGTTGAAGAATGGAAAGAAATGTTTGACACCAATGTTCATGGAGTCTTTTTCTGTTCTCAAATGGTAGTTCAGAAAATGAAAGAAATGGGAGAAGGGCATATCGTTAATATTGCTTCCATTGCGGGAAAAGAAGGCATAGAAAAATTTGCCGGATACTGCGGGACTAAATTTGCTGTCAGAGGTATCTCTCAGTCTATGTATAAAGAACTTAGAGATTATGGTGTAAAGGTGACTTGTATTGTTCCTGGCTCTATTCATACCAATTTCTTTGATTCAATAGATTCTATTAGCGTACATCCAAATATGATGAGGCCTGAGGATATTGCCGGAGCTGTTCTTTATTCTTTGGAAACATCAGAAAATTTCCATCCTGTTGAGCTGGAATTCAGACCATTAATGCCGAAAGGCAGGAAATCGATTTAA
- a CDS encoding YebC/PmpR family DNA-binding transcriptional regulator, whose amino-acid sequence MGRAFEFRKARKMKRWGQMAKTFTRIGKDIAMAVKSGGPDPTTNSRLRALIQNAKAANMPKDNVERAIKKASSKEQEDYKEVVYEGYGPYGIAIVVETATDNPTRTVASVRSYFTRSGGSLGTSGSLDFLFERKCIFKIKSREDIDIEELELELIDFGADEIGADENEIVIYGAFDAYGKIQHFLEEKGYEVISSDFERIPTDAKELTEEQEAEIEKLLGKFEEDDDVQNVFHNMK is encoded by the coding sequence ATGGGAAGAGCATTTGAATTCCGGAAAGCCAGAAAAATGAAAAGATGGGGACAAATGGCTAAGACTTTTACCAGAATTGGTAAAGACATTGCCATGGCCGTTAAATCAGGCGGTCCTGACCCTACGACCAACTCAAGACTTCGTGCTTTGATCCAGAACGCCAAAGCGGCAAACATGCCTAAAGACAATGTCGAAAGGGCTATAAAAAAAGCTTCTTCTAAAGAACAAGAAGATTATAAAGAAGTAGTTTATGAAGGTTATGGTCCTTATGGAATTGCAATTGTAGTTGAGACAGCTACAGACAATCCTACCAGAACCGTTGCCAGTGTTAGAAGCTATTTCACAAGAAGTGGAGGATCTCTTGGTACTTCTGGTTCTCTTGATTTCCTTTTTGAAAGAAAATGTATCTTTAAAATCAAAAGCAGAGAAGATATTGATATTGAAGAGCTAGAACTGGAACTGATAGATTTTGGTGCGGATGAAATAGGCGCTGATGAGAATGAAATTGTAATTTATGGAGCATTTGATGCATATGGAAAAATTCAACACTTCCTTGAGGAAAAAGGATATGAGGTAATAAGTTCAGACTTTGAAAGAATACCTACAGATGCTAAAGAATTAACAGAAGAGCAGGAAGCTGAAATCGAAAAACTCCTGGGAAAATTTGAAGAGGATGATGATGTTCAAAACGTTTTCCACAATATGAAATAA
- the gldG gene encoding gliding motility-associated ABC transporter substrate-binding protein GldG produces MNLKKFDIIRFLLLIGTVVFINIIFSEHFFRLDLTQDKRYTISPSTKEKLKSLNEQVFVDVFLDGDLNPDYSRLRRSIKETLEEFKAYSGDKIVYRFTDPNAIEDKRLREQFYSQLIQKGIQYKYDLVQQGGAREEKIVFPSALISMGDKETPVMFLKGSKILPMDQQLNQSVEGVEYELMAAIRKLNNEVTKSVAFTEGHGELSAGETGDISTALSEYYNVERTVIADSTKLSNYNALVIAGPTKPFSEKEKFILDQYVVKGGRILFFIDQLNLNRDSLVSGVTYGFSYNLGLEDLLFKYGVRINDDLIQDLNCALLKVEVPGGQSEMVSWPYFPIFYNFGKQPVVKNLDALIGRYVSSMDTVKAYGITKTPLIFTSKNSRLIKAPLPVDLNEARKNLDPKDFNAGMLPVAYLLEGNFESVYKNRPSPMAGVPVVKQDSSSKIIVVSDADFIRNEVDKTRNQPIPLGYDPDLKYLFSNKEFIMNAVDYLMDEPIVAAKGKEIQLRPLDKNKLAEEKIYWQVVNLVMPIVLLIVFGISRYYLRKKKYTSFR; encoded by the coding sequence ATGAATTTAAAGAAGTTTGATATTATCCGTTTCCTTTTGCTTATAGGGACTGTTGTATTTATAAATATAATTTTTTCTGAGCATTTCTTCAGGCTGGACCTTACACAGGATAAGAGATACACAATTAGTCCATCCACTAAAGAAAAACTTAAAAGTCTTAACGAACAGGTATTTGTTGATGTCTTTCTTGATGGAGATCTGAATCCTGATTATTCGAGACTTAGAAGATCAATAAAAGAAACACTAGAAGAGTTCAAAGCCTATTCAGGTGATAAGATTGTATACAGGTTTACAGATCCAAATGCCATAGAAGATAAGAGGCTGCGTGAACAGTTTTATTCTCAGTTGATTCAAAAAGGTATACAATATAAGTATGACCTGGTGCAGCAGGGCGGTGCAAGAGAAGAGAAGATAGTATTTCCTTCTGCCCTTATTTCAATGGGCGATAAGGAAACACCGGTAATGTTTCTGAAAGGAAGCAAGATTCTACCAATGGATCAGCAACTGAATCAGTCAGTAGAAGGAGTGGAGTACGAGTTGATGGCAGCGATAAGAAAGCTTAATAATGAAGTTACCAAATCAGTGGCATTCACAGAAGGGCATGGCGAGCTTTCAGCAGGGGAGACCGGCGATATTTCTACTGCTTTGAGTGAATATTATAATGTAGAGAGAACTGTTATAGCCGATTCAACAAAACTAAGTAACTACAACGCTTTGGTAATTGCAGGGCCAACCAAACCTTTTTCTGAAAAGGAAAAATTTATACTTGATCAATATGTTGTTAAGGGTGGGAGAATTTTGTTCTTTATCGATCAATTGAATTTGAACAGGGATAGTCTTGTATCTGGTGTTACTTATGGGTTTTCTTATAATCTGGGCCTGGAAGATTTACTTTTTAAATATGGAGTAAGGATTAATGATGATTTGATACAGGACCTTAATTGTGCATTGTTGAAAGTTGAGGTTCCCGGTGGACAATCAGAGATGGTGTCCTGGCCATATTTCCCAATCTTTTATAATTTCGGTAAACAGCCTGTAGTCAAAAACCTTGATGCATTAATAGGTAGATACGTGAGTTCTATGGATACTGTAAAAGCTTATGGGATAACAAAGACTCCATTGATTTTTACTTCAAAAAATTCAAGACTTATCAAAGCACCACTTCCTGTTGATTTAAATGAAGCAAGAAAAAATCTTGATCCGAAAGACTTCAATGCAGGAATGTTACCAGTTGCATATCTATTAGAAGGTAACTTTGAATCTGTTTATAAAAACAGACCTTCGCCTATGGCTGGAGTACCAGTAGTTAAACAAGATAGCTCCAGTAAAATCATAGTAGTGTCTGATGCGGATTTTATTAGAAACGAAGTAGATAAAACGAGGAATCAGCCGATCCCATTGGGTTATGATCCTGATTTGAAATATTTGTTTTCCAATAAAGAGTTTATAATGAATGCAGTGGATTATCTGATGGATGAACCGATAGTGGCTGCAAAGGGCAAAGAAATACAGCTAAGACCGCTTGATAAAAATAAACTTGCTGAAGAGAAGATATACTGGCAGGTAGTGAATCTTGTAATGCCTATTGTACTTCTTATCGTTTTTGGAATCAGCAGATACTATTTGAGAAAGAAAAAATATACAAGCTTTAGATAA
- the gldF gene encoding gliding motility-associated ABC transporter permease subunit GldF, whose protein sequence is MLSIFRKEINSFFNSLIAYLVISVFLTLIGLFLWVFPESSVFEFGFADLESLFAYGPIAFLLLIPAITMRTFAEEKREGTMELLLTRPVKDWEIILGKFLSSLALVLFSLIPTLIYYYSVYNLGNPVGNIDSAAVFTSYIGLFLLGAVFTSIGIFSSAITRNQIVAFIIAVLLCYTLYDGMARAASINFWAAQANILVKLGLSYHYEALSRGLIDSRNVLYFLSIIFIMLLSTRLVLGSRKW, encoded by the coding sequence GTGTTAAGCATATTTAGAAAAGAAATAAACAGTTTTTTTAACTCACTGATTGCCTACCTTGTCATCAGCGTGTTTCTTACATTAATAGGATTATTCCTATGGGTTTTTCCTGAAAGCAGCGTCTTTGAATTTGGCTTTGCAGATCTCGAAAGCCTTTTTGCTTATGGTCCTATTGCCTTTCTATTGCTGATTCCTGCAATTACCATGAGAACTTTTGCTGAAGAAAAAAGAGAAGGAACCATGGAGCTATTGTTGACCAGGCCTGTAAAAGATTGGGAGATTATTCTTGGTAAGTTTTTGTCAAGCCTGGCTTTGGTTTTGTTCAGCTTAATACCAACATTGATATATTATTACTCCGTTTATAATCTTGGAAATCCGGTTGGGAACATTGATTCAGCGGCTGTCTTTACTTCTTACATTGGTTTGTTTTTGTTAGGTGCGGTCTTTACTTCTATAGGAATATTTTCATCGGCTATCACAAGAAATCAGATTGTAGCATTTATAATAGCAGTATTGCTTTGTTATACTCTTTATGATGGAATGGCAAGGGCCGCATCAATAAACTTCTGGGCAGCACAAGCTAATATCCTTGTAAAGCTTGGTTTAAGTTATCACTATGAAGCATTAAGCAGGGGATTGATAGATTCCCGAAATGTTCTGTATTTTCTAAGTATAATTTTTATTATGCTTCTTTCAACGAGATTGGTTTTAGGCAGCAGAAAATGGTAA
- the dnaN gene encoding DNA polymerase III subunit beta, translating to MKFVVSSTALLKQLTAINGVITTNPVVPILENFLFEVSVGKLTVYASDLQTSMITEIVVESKEKGNIAVPAKILLDTLKNLPEQPVTFTIDEETYSIEISSDNGRYKLSGENATDFPRVPAVKNGYAVDVPSDILTRAIASTIFAASNDELKPQMTGVFINISDANTTFVATDGHRLIRYRRSDIASESQNTLLIPKKALNLLKASLPTDNTLVKMEFNASNAFFSFANIKMICRLIDERFPDYENAIPANNPNKLTINRQDLLNSLKRISIYANKTTHQVRLKIAGSELQISAEDLDFSNEANERLSCEYEGDDMEIGFNAKFLIEMLNNLDCEAIDINLSAPNRAGILNPAKKDKNEDVLMLVMPVMLNNYV from the coding sequence ATGAAATTTGTTGTTTCTTCAACTGCCCTTCTTAAACAATTGACTGCGATCAATGGGGTTATCACTACAAATCCGGTAGTGCCGATTTTGGAAAATTTCCTGTTTGAGGTTTCTGTGGGCAAACTTACTGTTTATGCTTCAGATCTTCAGACTTCCATGATTACTGAAATTGTGGTGGAATCTAAAGAAAAAGGAAATATTGCGGTACCTGCCAAAATACTTCTTGATACACTTAAGAATCTACCGGAGCAGCCAGTAACTTTCACGATTGACGAAGAAACTTATAGCATCGAAATCAGCTCTGATAATGGAAGATATAAGTTGTCAGGTGAAAATGCCACTGATTTTCCAAGAGTACCTGCCGTTAAAAATGGATATGCAGTAGATGTACCATCTGATATTTTAACCAGAGCCATTGCCAGCACTATTTTTGCAGCCAGCAACGATGAGTTAAAGCCTCAAATGACAGGTGTTTTCATTAATATTTCAGATGCGAATACAACATTTGTTGCTACTGACGGACACAGACTAATCAGATACAGAAGGTCAGACATTGCTTCTGAAAGTCAAAATACTTTATTAATACCTAAGAAAGCTCTTAACCTTCTTAAAGCATCTCTTCCAACTGACAATACTCTTGTTAAGATGGAGTTCAATGCATCTAACGCTTTCTTCAGCTTTGCAAATATCAAGATGATTTGCCGTCTAATTGACGAGCGTTTCCCTGATTATGAAAATGCAATTCCTGCTAACAACCCAAATAAGTTAACAATCAACAGACAGGATTTGCTTAACTCTTTAAAACGTATCTCTATTTACGCAAACAAGACCACTCATCAGGTACGTCTTAAGATAGCAGGTAGTGAACTTCAGATTTCAGCAGAAGATCTTGATTTCAGCAATGAAGCAAATGAAAGATTATCTTGCGAATATGAAGGAGACGATATGGAAATCGGATTTAATGCGAAATTCCTTATTGAGATGCTGAATAACCTTGATTGTGAGGCTATTGATATTAATCTTTCAGCACCAAATAGAGCAGGTATCTTAAATCCGGCTAAAAAAGATAAGAACGAAGATGTACTTATGCTTGTGATGCCGGTGATGCTTAATAACTATGTGTAA
- a CDS encoding DUF4290 domain-containing protein, with product MEIPDPSTGIVLKEYGRNIQKLVDYVISIPDREERGRYAKTLIELMKQINPNMRDTQDFGKLWDHLYIMSDFKLDVETPFPMPEKSLLGKRPMTVGYNNNLLYYKHYGKNIELLIAKALQLDDKDDQEAAIIYIGKLMKRFYQTWNKENITDDIIIEQLITMSKNKLPINAEKIKANNLFDSHVKEMREPKTSNQSGGNSNGNGYKREFRGRDNNSRDNREYRDNRGDRGDRDNRDNRDNKYSKDKRRKN from the coding sequence ATGGAGATACCAGATCCTTCAACAGGCATTGTTTTAAAAGAATACGGAAGAAATATTCAAAAGCTTGTTGATTATGTGATAAGCATACCAGACCGCGAAGAGAGAGGACGTTATGCCAAAACGCTTATCGAGCTAATGAAGCAGATAAATCCAAACATGAGAGATACCCAGGATTTCGGAAAACTTTGGGACCATCTTTATATCATGTCTGATTTTAAACTCGATGTAGAAACTCCTTTTCCAATGCCTGAAAAATCATTGCTTGGAAAAAGACCAATGACCGTTGGTTATAATAACAACCTGCTTTATTATAAACACTACGGGAAAAATATAGAATTGCTTATTGCAAAAGCATTGCAACTAGATGATAAAGACGATCAGGAAGCAGCTATAATCTATATAGGTAAGCTGATGAAAAGATTTTATCAGACCTGGAATAAAGAAAACATTACAGACGATATTATCATTGAGCAGCTTATAACGATGTCTAAAAACAAGCTGCCAATCAATGCTGAAAAAATCAAAGCTAATAATCTTTTTGATTCCCACGTAAAAGAGATGCGTGAGCCAAAAACCAGCAATCAAAGCGGTGGCAATTCAAATGGCAATGGATACAAAAGAGAATTCCGTGGCAGAGATAATAATAGTAGAGACAACAGAGAATACAGGGACAATAGAGGAGACAGAGGCGATAGAGATAACAGGGACAACAGAGACAATAAATACTCTAAGGATAAAAGAAGAAAAAACTAA
- the murA gene encoding UDP-N-acetylglucosamine 1-carboxyvinyltransferase: protein MASFEIIGGKRLKGDIYPQGAKNEALQILCAVLLTPEPVTIHNVPDIIDVNKLIELLKDFGVEVEKTGDSTYLFEAKNVNIDFLETDTFKKKAAALRGSIMILGPLLARFGKAKMPKPGGDKIGRRRLDTHFLGLEQLGAKFSYDSGDSFYQIDASNLKGCYMLLDEASVTGTANVVMAAVLAKGQTTIYNAACEPYLQQLCSMLNRMGAKISGIGSNLLTIEGVDSLGGTTHTILPDMIEIGSFIGMAGMTSSEVTIKNCRIDMLGIIPTIFRRLGIKMEFRGDDIYIPSQDSYEIETFIDGSILTISDAIWPGFTPDLMSIALVVATQAKGSALIHQKMFESRLFFVDKLIDMGAQIILCDPHRATVIGLNKQIPLRGIQMTSPDIRAGVALLIAALSANGKSTIHNIEQIDRGYQNIDTRLNALGADIRRIS from the coding sequence ATGGCTTCATTTGAAATTATCGGTGGTAAACGTCTTAAAGGAGACATTTATCCTCAGGGAGCTAAAAACGAAGCGCTTCAGATCCTTTGTGCTGTTTTATTAACTCCGGAACCTGTTACTATTCATAATGTACCGGACATTATCGATGTTAACAAACTCATTGAATTATTAAAAGATTTTGGTGTAGAAGTAGAGAAGACAGGAGACTCCACCTATCTGTTCGAAGCCAAAAATGTCAATATTGACTTTTTAGAAACTGATACCTTTAAGAAGAAAGCAGCAGCGCTAAGAGGTTCTATAATGATCCTTGGTCCACTACTGGCCAGATTCGGAAAGGCTAAAATGCCCAAACCAGGGGGCGATAAAATTGGACGTAGAAGGCTCGACACCCACTTTCTGGGCCTTGAACAATTAGGAGCAAAATTCTCCTATGATTCCGGAGATAGTTTCTATCAAATCGATGCAAGTAATCTGAAAGGATGCTACATGCTCCTTGACGAAGCATCAGTTACCGGAACTGCAAATGTTGTAATGGCAGCTGTTCTTGCAAAAGGTCAAACTACTATTTACAATGCAGCATGCGAACCATACCTGCAGCAACTTTGCTCCATGCTCAATCGAATGGGAGCAAAAATTAGCGGTATCGGCTCTAATCTTCTTACTATAGAAGGAGTGGATTCTTTAGGAGGCACTACTCATACCATTCTTCCTGATATGATCGAAATTGGAAGTTTTATAGGTATGGCTGGAATGACCAGTTCTGAAGTCACGATAAAGAACTGTAGAATCGATATGCTGGGAATTATCCCTACTATATTCAGAAGACTGGGCATTAAAATGGAATTCAGAGGAGATGATATTTATATACCTTCTCAGGATAGCTATGAAATAGAAACCTTCATTGATGGTTCTATCCTTACAATATCAGATGCTATATGGCCAGGATTTACACCTGACCTTATGAGTATTGCATTGGTAGTGGCAACACAGGCTAAAGGTTCTGCATTAATACACCAGAAAATGTTCGAAAGCCGCCTTTTCTTTGTTGACAAACTGATAGATATGGGAGCTCAAATAATACTTTGCGATCCACATAGAGCTACTGTAATAGGCTTAAATAAACAAATTCCTCTTCGGGGAATACAGATGACATCACCGGATATCAGAGCCGGGGTGGCTTTATTGATCGCAGCTTTATCTGCTAATGGCAAAAGTACTATTCACAACATAGAACAAATAGACAGGGGATATCAGAATATTGATACCAGGCTAAATGCACTTGGAGCTGACATAAGAAGAATTTCTTAA
- a CDS encoding DUF4340 domain-containing protein: MRELKKLSPYIFLFVITGLAALYTLLNERGSNSFNKEKQSVGVADTTAITSVSLQTNNKVTKLHKQPNGKWLVNNKYEAREKLISLLFFGLNKIEVKRPVADNKKSGVVANLKQDGVKITVESSDKKDVFYVLSNENDVNSTYFLAEGSADPVIVFVPGVKGDLSELASLQEQDWRSRVLFNSSPRSLQKVSVSFPAAPSENFTIVSKGNKFEVENLPAQDSSKIHRYLMLYGVTNVDKYIVSGKDTIVNQLHKGKPFSTIQVDDIVDNLSKTVDIYLDPWKQGKIYAIIRNTGEVVTLNPELTNYLLVKKSFFAPSNK; encoded by the coding sequence ATGAGGGAGTTGAAGAAGTTAAGTCCATATATCTTTTTATTCGTAATTACCGGATTGGCAGCCTTGTATACATTGCTGAATGAAAGAGGTTCTAATTCTTTTAATAAAGAGAAGCAATCTGTTGGGGTGGCTGATACCACTGCTATTACATCTGTTAGTCTGCAGACTAATAACAAGGTTACGAAACTTCATAAACAACCTAATGGTAAGTGGTTGGTAAATAATAAATATGAGGCGAGAGAAAAATTAATAAGCCTATTATTTTTCGGATTGAATAAAATTGAAGTTAAAAGACCAGTTGCGGATAATAAAAAGAGCGGGGTAGTTGCAAATCTTAAGCAAGACGGTGTGAAAATCACTGTGGAATCTTCAGACAAAAAGGATGTGTTTTATGTATTGTCCAATGAAAATGATGTGAACAGTACTTACTTTCTTGCTGAAGGCTCTGCTGATCCTGTAATCGTTTTTGTTCCTGGAGTAAAGGGAGATCTTTCTGAATTGGCAAGTCTGCAAGAACAGGATTGGAGATCCCGGGTTTTATTTAATAGCAGTCCAAGAAGTCTTCAAAAAGTATCAGTAAGTTTTCCAGCTGCTCCTTCAGAAAATTTTACTATCGTTTCTAAAGGAAATAAATTTGAAGTAGAAAATCTTCCGGCTCAGGATAGCTCAAAAATCCACAGATACTTAATGTTGTATGGCGTAACAAATGTGGATAAGTACATAGTGAGTGGAAAAGATACTATTGTAAATCAACTTCATAAAGGTAAACCGTTTTCAACAATACAAGTGGATGATATTGTGGATAACCTTAGTAAGACTGTTGATATTTATCTGGACCCATGGAAACAAGGTAAGATTTATGCTATCATCAGGAATACAGGGGAGGTGGTAACTTTGAATCCTGAGCTGACAAACTATCTGCTTGTGAAAAAATCTTTCTTTGCTCCTTCAAATAAGTAA